The bacterium genome includes the window TGACAGGCACAAGGCGTGAAAAACAGGCACAAGGCATAAGGCATAAGGCACAAGGCATAAGGCATAAGGCATAAAGTGAAAAGATGAAGAACAGGGATAGAGCATAAGTGGAATGATGCGGCTGGTATTGTGTGGGAGTTTTAAGAGGGTACCGGAGGGACTTTTCGCCAACAGCCCGTCCCCGACCTGATCGGGAGATTCAATGCCGGGGGAAAGGGGAAAGTACTTGAGGACAGAAGGAATGAAGAGAGCGGAAGGCATCAGAAACAGCTTGACAAAACGATGTATATCCCGTACTATTGCAATAATCCGCTTCGGCGGAAAGCACTAAACTTAACAGGCGAGCTTGAGGGAGCCTCCCGTGCCGAAATTATGACGGCATCATGCGGAGGCTTTCTCATTTCAGGGGATTCCCCTTATGCCTTGTCACTGGTTCACAGCTTCTGGTTTTTTAGTCTTTTTCCCCTTGTACTTTATGCCTGTCTTTATTTAGCATTTTCCCTTGTGCCTTGTGCCTTGTGCCTGTCTTTCATGCCTTGTGCCTGTCTTTTACTACCGAATGACTGCAAACAGCCGTCCGTTACGGTGCAGAACCTCGAAATCCACATCCATTGCCGTGGAAAGATTGTCCGAAGTGATCACCTCGTGTTTCAATCCCGAGGCAAGAACACGGCCATCTTTCAGGATGAGAGCATGGGTGAAGCCGGGCGGGATTTCCTCGATCCGGTGGGTCACCAGAAGCAGGGTAGTGCTGTCGGGTTGTGCTGTCAGGATATCGAGGCGGTTGAGGATGAGCTCGCGGGCTCCCATATCCAGACCCTCGCAGGGCTCGTCCAGGATCAGGAGCTGCGGATCCGCCATGAGGGCTCTGCCGATGAGGGCGCGCTGACGTTCTCCGGAAGACAGGACGCCGTACTGGCTGTCGGCGATTGTCTCGCAATGGAGGAACCGTATGATTTCTCCGGCTTTATGGTAATCATCGTCGAGCAGCTCGTTAAATATCCCCAGGCTTGCGAAACGACCGGACAGCACCACGTTGCCGAGGGTTTCACGCGGAGGGACACGTTCCGACAGGGCGGAGGACACGAGGCCGATGTGACGGCGTTTTTCACGGATGTCGATGGTGCCGTAACGGTCGCCGAGGACGGTTACCGTGCCGGACATGGGCCACACATAGGCGGTGATGATGTTCATGAGCGTGGTTTTACCGCTTCCGTTCGGTCCGAGCACTGCCCAGTGTTCGCCGCGGCGGACTGTCAGCGAAATGTCGGACAGTATGGTACGGCTGCCGCGGGAAAGCGAGACACTGTCGAGGATGAGAACGGGTTCCATGATTAATGATCTGTTCTTGGAG containing:
- a CDS encoding ABC transporter ATP-binding protein, which translates into the protein MEPVLILDSVSLSRGSRTILSDISLTVRRGEHWAVLGPNGSGKTTLMNIITAYVWPMSGTVTVLGDRYGTIDIREKRRHIGLVSSALSERVPPRETLGNVVLSGRFASLGIFNELLDDDYHKAGEIIRFLHCETIADSQYGVLSSGERQRALIGRALMADPQLLILDEPCEGLDMGARELILNRLDILTAQPDSTTLLLVTHRIEEIPPGFTHALILKDGRVLASGLKHEVITSDNLSTAMDVDFEVLHRNGRLFAVIR